GTCGAGCGACCTAGGTGGAATAGGGTATGTAGGAATCGGTTACGCTGAAAAAGCCTCAGGAATCAAGGTGCTCGAACTCAAGAATGATGAATCATCGCAGGGATATTCTCCGCTCGATAAAAGCGCGGTTCTTTCCGGAGACTATATTCTGGCACGATATCTGTATCTATACACAAATGGTGCACCGATTGGCCCGGTGAAAGAATATATTTCATGGATTCTCACGGACGGCCAGCCAATCGCTGAAGAAATCGGTTTCTATGCCTTACCTGCCGAGGTAGTTGCGGAGGAACTGTCTAAGCTCGGTTGAACGAGGAACGATCGGATTTCCTCAAACATCGGAAACTTGGTACGATGGGTGAAAGTTGAATGGCGATGAAGGCCCTGTTGAGAATCCGAAGCTTCATAAGAGGATTGAAGCCGCGGCGCGATTCAAAGCATCGCACGGAAATCTACAGTAAAAAGGAATACGCGATCAAGGCGATTCTTTTTGCTGTCACACTCACAACAGTATTCACCCTCGGTGCCGTCTTTTTCTTTATCTTCTCTGAGGCGCTTCCGGCATTTGGCGAAATTGGTATCATCGAATTTATCACAGGGCCAGTGTGGAATCCCACATCGCCGACGAATCCCGCTTATGGGATCTTGCCACTTCTCTGCGGCACATTTCTTGTTAGTCTTGGAGCGTCCGTCATTGCGATCCCTATCGGCATCGGTTGCACGATTTATCTCGCTGAGATAGCGCATCCGAAAATCAGAGCTTTTCTGAAACCTGCTATAGAAATACTGGCAGGAATTCCATCAGTGGTATACGGATTCTTCGCGCTTGTTATTCTCTCGGACTGGATCTCTGCAATCTTTCACAATACCTATCGTCTTAACGCGCTCAACGGCGCAATCATGCTTGCGGTGATGATGATACCGATCATGGTGAGTCTTGCCGAGGACGCGATGAATTCGGTGCCCAAGGAATTAAAAGAAGCTGCCTATGCGCTAGGTGCAACAAGGTGGGAGACCTTGAAGGGTGTTGTTATTCCAGCATCACTTTCTGGCATCACAGCGGCGATCATGCTCTCGATTGGAAGGGCGGTC
This region of Methanomassiliicoccales archaeon genomic DNA includes:
- the pstC gene encoding phosphate ABC transporter permease subunit PstC — protein: MYSKKEYAIKAILFAVTLTTVFTLGAVFFFIFSEALPAFGEIGIIEFITGPVWNPTSPTNPAYGILPLLCGTFLVSLGASVIAIPIGIGCTIYLAEIAHPKIRAFLKPAIEILAGIPSVVYGFFALVILSDWISAIFHNTYRLNALNGAIMLAVMMIPIMVSLAEDAMNSVPKELKEAAYALGATRWETLKGVVIPASLSGITAAIMLSIGRAVGETMTVLMACGNTPIITWNMLSSVETMTAAIAIEMGEVSFNSLHYHALFAVGAVLFVITFAINFIADLILAKFTEVYH